The genomic region CAGCTACCGCTACCCGCTGGTGGATGGCCAAGGTAACTGGGGTAGCCCGGATGACCCGAAATCCTTTGCGGCCATGCGCTACACCGAGGCTAAGCTTTCCAAGTTTGCCGAGGTGCTACTTAGCGAACTAGGCCAGGGCACCGTGGAGTGGGCGCCTAACTTCGACGGCACTATGCAAGAGCCTGTCGTATTGCCAGCCCGATTACCCCATGTGTTATTGAACGGGGGCACTGGCATCGCGGTGGGTATGGCGACGGATATACCGCCCCATAACGTGACGGAAGTTGTCGAAGCGACCTGCCATCTGCTGCGCAATCCCAACGCCACGACTGCTGATTTAATGGAGTTCGTCCCTGCGCCAGATTTCCCAACGGATGCAGAAATCATCACGCCGCAAGCGGACCTGCGTAAGCTTTATGAGACTGGCCGAGGCTCAGTCAAATTACGCGCCCGCTATATTCGCGAAGAAGCCAACATTGTTATCACGTCGGTGCCGTATCAAGTGAGCGGTGCCAAAGTGTTAGAGCAAATCGCCGCGCAAATGCAGGCCAAAAAGCTGCCTATGGTGGCTGATCTGCGTGATGAATCGACCCACGAAGAGCCGACCCGTCTGGTGATTGAGCCACGCTCGAGCCGAGTCGATGTCGAATCGCTGATGGCCCACCTGTTTGCCACCACGGATCTAGAGAAGAACGTGCGGGTGAACATGAATGTCATCGGCCTGGATGGCCGTCCCCGCGTCATGCCGCTTCCCGATATGCTGGGTGAGTGGCTGCGCTTTCGCCGTGCAACGGTGCGTCGCCGGTTAGAGCACCGCCTAGGCAAGGTCGAAGATCGGCTGCATATTCTGGAAGGCCTGCTGATCGCCTATCTAGACCTTGACGAAGTGATCCGTATTATTCGTGAAGAGGACGACCCCAAAGCCTCGCTGATGGCTGCTTTTAGTCTCTCTGAGCGTCAGGCTGAAGCCATTTTAGAGCTGCGCTTGCGTCATCTTGCCAAGCTGGAAGAGATGAAAATTCGCGGCGAGCAGGATGAGCTAGAGAAGGAGCGCAAGACCCTGCAAGGGCTGCTAGGCAGTGAAGCCAAGCTAACTACGCTGATCGAAAAAGAGATCCGCGCCGCCGGTAAAGAGCACGGCGACGAACGCCGTTCTCCGTTGGTTGAACGCGCTGAATCAAAAGCGCTTTCTGAGGTCGAGCTTTTAGGCGCCGACCCAATAACCGTGGTGCTGTCGGATAAAGGTTGGATTCGCGCCGCGAAAGGCCACGATATTGACCCTGGAGGACTCTCCTATAAAGCGGGTGACAGTTTCCGTCTCGCAGCCCGGGGTAAAACTAACCAGCCGCTGGTGTTGCTGGACGAGACAGGGCGCGCTTATACGCTGGCGGCGCACAATTTGCCCAGTGCACGCGGGCAGGGTGAACCGGTGACAGGCCGCGTAAATGTGGCGGCAGGGGCGCAAATGGCCGGTCTAATGCTGGCACCGCCCACCCAGCGTTATCTTCTGGCCAGCGATGGCGGCTATGGTTTCGTGGCTCAGCTTGAGGCGCTCACTGGCAAAAACAAAGCAGGTAAGGCCGTGCTGAGCGTGCCGAAAGGCTGCAGCGTGATGCCCCCGATTGAAGTCCCAGCAGGCGAGGCGCTTTGGGTAGCCTCGGTCTCTAATGAAGGCCGCCTGCTGCTGTTCCCACTGGATCAATTGCCCGAGATGTCTAAAGGCAAGGGTAATAAAATGCTCGATATTCCTGGCCCACGGGCAGCACGGCGCGAGGAATTTGTACGCGATATTACCGTTGTGGCGGATGATAAAGAGCTGATTATCCATGCGGGTAAGCGCAAGCTGACGCTAAAAGCCGACGATCTCGCGTATTATCGCGGTGAACGCGGCAGGCGGGGCAGCAAGCTGCCGCGTGGTTTCCAAAAAGTTGATCGTTTAGAAGCTGGGGAGTAACGGATGGCACGCGGGAATATTCTGGTCACACTGTTAGCGCCGCGCCTGACGGCCACGATAGAGTCAGCGGTGGCGGCGTTCATAGCGCAGTTTGGCCTGCAGGAAGAGCGTCGCCAAACGTTGGCAGAGACGGCTCACGGCAGCGCTATGGATTGCCTAGCGCTTCATTTATACGGTGCGCCCGAGGGGTTAACGTCATTACGTCAGGCAGCGCTAGAGCTGAGTGCCGCGCACGGTGTGGATCTAGTGTTGCAGCCCTCCCGAAACCAGGCCACGCCGCGGTTGGTCTGCTTCGATATGGACTCCACGCTGATTAAAGCGGAAGTGATCGATGAACTGGCACGCCGTCATGGCGTGGGTCAAGAAGTGGCGGAAGTTACTGAGCGTGCCATGCGCGGCGAACTGGATTTTAAAGCTAGCTTTCGCGAGCGTATGAGCAAACTGGAAGGCTTGGAAGAGTCAGTGCTGGCCAGCATTGCCGCTGAGCTGCCGCTGATGGATGGCGTTGAGCGCTTGATGGTGAACTTGAAGCGCTTGGGCTATCGAACAGTGATTCTATCAGGCGGCTTTACCTACTTTGCCCGCTACCTGCAGGAGCGGCTTGGATTTGACGAAATTCATGCCAATGAGCTGGTTATTGAGGATGGTAAAGTCACCGGTGCGGTACAGGAGCCGATCGTCGATGCTGAGCGTAAAGCGGCACTGTTAACGCACATTGCCGAACGGGAAGGGGTGCCATTGGCGCAAACCGTCGCCGTCGGCGATGGCGCGAACGACCTAAAAATGCTGGCGGCTGCAGGCTTAGGCGTAGCATTTCGCGCCAAACCAGTGGTGCGTGCCGAAGCGCGTCAAGCGATCTCGGTGGCGGGGCTAGACGGCGTGCTTTACTTGCTGGGCTACAGCGACGCGGATCTACTCTAAGACGACGCGCTTCCAGCCTAAAACGGCGGTGCTG from Halomonas sp. 7T harbors:
- the parC gene encoding DNA topoisomerase IV subunit A, yielding MTMDIQVAEGDVERLSLRDYTEKAYLDYSMYVILDRALPNIGDGMKPVQRRIIYAMRELALHANAKYKKSARTVGDVLGKFHPHGDSACYEAMVLMAQSFSYRYPLVDGQGNWGSPDDPKSFAAMRYTEAKLSKFAEVLLSELGQGTVEWAPNFDGTMQEPVVLPARLPHVLLNGGTGIAVGMATDIPPHNVTEVVEATCHLLRNPNATTADLMEFVPAPDFPTDAEIITPQADLRKLYETGRGSVKLRARYIREEANIVITSVPYQVSGAKVLEQIAAQMQAKKLPMVADLRDESTHEEPTRLVIEPRSSRVDVESLMAHLFATTDLEKNVRVNMNVIGLDGRPRVMPLPDMLGEWLRFRRATVRRRLEHRLGKVEDRLHILEGLLIAYLDLDEVIRIIREEDDPKASLMAAFSLSERQAEAILELRLRHLAKLEEMKIRGEQDELEKERKTLQGLLGSEAKLTTLIEKEIRAAGKEHGDERRSPLVERAESKALSEVELLGADPITVVLSDKGWIRAAKGHDIDPGGLSYKAGDSFRLAARGKTNQPLVLLDETGRAYTLAAHNLPSARGQGEPVTGRVNVAAGAQMAGLMLAPPTQRYLLASDGGYGFVAQLEALTGKNKAGKAVLSVPKGCSVMPPIEVPAGEALWVASVSNEGRLLLFPLDQLPEMSKGKGNKMLDIPGPRAARREEFVRDITVVADDKELIIHAGKRKLTLKADDLAYYRGERGRRGSKLPRGFQKVDRLEAGE
- the serB gene encoding phosphoserine phosphatase SerB is translated as MARGNILVTLLAPRLTATIESAVAAFIAQFGLQEERRQTLAETAHGSAMDCLALHLYGAPEGLTSLRQAALELSAAHGVDLVLQPSRNQATPRLVCFDMDSTLIKAEVIDELARRHGVGQEVAEVTERAMRGELDFKASFRERMSKLEGLEESVLASIAAELPLMDGVERLMVNLKRLGYRTVILSGGFTYFARYLQERLGFDEIHANELVIEDGKVTGAVQEPIVDAERKAALLTHIAEREGVPLAQTVAVGDGANDLKMLAAAGLGVAFRAKPVVRAEARQAISVAGLDGVLYLLGYSDADLL